GAGAAGTTCGTTGAGGTGGGTGGCTCTCAGCGTGTCCTGCCTACTATGGAGAACGACCGTGTGGGCAATCATAACCGGCTTGACACCGTGAACCCTATAGCAGACTACGTTCCGCCAGAGAACATCGACATCTACATCACCAATATCGGCGGTTTTGCCCCCAGTTTCATATACCGTGTTGTTTGGGACAACTACAAACAGCAGGATGTGAACCTGGAGGCTAATTGAGGCATCCTCCGTCATACTTTTTGTATTTAAAAAATGCAAGAGCTACGATTCAGTccaatttttttctttgcctcCGtcctcaacttctttctgAGGATTTAGGCTCTAAATCTTGTGTGCCCTGTGCCTCGCTCGGCCTTGTTTCTCTATGGCTAGGTCTTGAGCTGGATAATTCTATGCGCTTCGCGCTGCATACAATTAATGGGCTATAGCGAATTTGAGACTTCTTTTGAGTACGAGTTCACCTGTGGCTTATTGCTACGCGTGGTTAACATCGTAATTGGAACGTCCAATAtctcttgtttttaaaCATCATCTTAGTAGTCTTAAGCGTTTGTAAGCGGGCCAGATTGCTGACCCTAATTATCTTGTAGCCGTGACATGAAATATACTTTAAAGAATAATATAGGGTAAACTTAACTATCAAGAGCAATTACAGCATTGGAAACCAAGATGTCGAGTTTGCTAGTTTTTGGAGGCAATGGGTTCCTTGGTCGTCGCATCTGTCAAACGGCGGTCGAAAAGGGCTTTCAAGTGACTTCTTTGTCTCGTTCTGGATCTCCACCGCGAACCGCTAACCGATGGGACAAGGAATGGATTGACAAAGTCCACTGGGAAAAGTGTGACGTGTTGGATCCGAAGAGCTACACCCAGTACTTGAAGGACGCGGACAATGTAGTGCACTCCATTGGGATTCTTTTGGAAGACTCAAGCTATAAGGCCCAAATTAATGGCAAGCTATCATTTGACCCAAAGAACCTGCTGAAGTGGGGGCCAAACCCCATGAAGAACAACCCTAACTTTACATACGAGGTtatgaacaaaaaaacagcGTTGATGTTAGCAGAAGAGTTCTCGAAAGTCCAGCGTGCAGATTCTGCCAGGGAGAGGACTATGTCGTATATCTCGGCAGACAGGGGCTTCCCTGGTCTTCCCTCCGGTTACATAAAATCTAAGcgggaagcagaagcaggAATCATGAGGCATGAACAGCAGTTCCGGCCAATCCTTGTGCGTCCGGGTTTTATGTTTGATGAACTAGACGCATCATTAAAGACCCTTGACGTCAGATCACAGCTCAAGCATGTACTAGAGATGCTGAACTGGGGGAATGACTGGCTGTTAGGCCGTCGTATCGACTTCATCAACCAGTTGATAAGGCCGACTGTCTCGACGCAACAGGTCAGTAGGGCACTGCTCCAAAAAATAGAAAGCCCCGACTTCAAGGGCGTTCTCACCTTGGAAGAGATTATTAAATCATGAAGGGAAAAGAATCCCAGGCTATTTACAGGATTTATTTTTGTGTACTACGCAATGCTTTTAATGTGTTTTCACCTACGTAAAAACGCTTGGTAAGCCTCTTGATTAATTTGAATGTTGCCCACACTCTTCATTTGCTTCTtaccttctttttgtttgacCAGTAGTTTTTTCCTCCGTGACACATCAGAGGCGTGAAGCTTAGCCAATACGTCTTTTCTGCGGGCTTTGATGGTTTCACGCGCTATCACTTTATTATTGGCCCTTGCTTGTATCACGACCTCGTAAAGCTGTGATTTGACGTactctttgaacttctttgCCCACTTCCGTCCGACGCGTTCCACTTGAGACCTGTGCATGACCTGTGCAAGTGCATCCACACTTTTCCCATTGAgcacaagctcaagcttgacaaTATCCGAAGCTTTGTAGCCGATGTCCTCGTAATCTAGTGATCCATAGCCTCTGGATACAGACTTCAATTTTCCGAAAAAGTCGTCGACCAAGTGTGCTAGCGGCATTTCATATTTGAGTAGGACCTGCCCGGTAACGTTCAAATACGTGATTTCCTTTTGAATACCTCTGTTGTTTTCGCAGAGCTTGATAACAGCTCCAAGATACTCCTGCGGCAGTGTGATGATCGCTTCCACGTACGGCTCCTGCAGCGAATCAATCCTTGTTTTTCTGAGAGAAAGGTCTGGAAAGTCATCCGGGTTTGTGATGATCTTCTCTTCACCATTCGTAAACTTAATCACATATGGCACTGTTGGCTGTGTAATGATTAATTTTGAGCCGTATTCTTTCTCTAGGCGGTCCTTGAAGACAGAAGCGTGCAGGGAACCGAGGAACCCCAATCTCCAGCCCTGGCCTAACGCGTTTGAAGACTCTCTTTGTAGAGAAACCGATCTGTCATTGAGAACAAGTCGTGTAATGTCTTCGTCCAAGCTCTTAAATTCAGTGCCATCAGCGGGAAACGCGCCCACGAAAACCATAGGTTTTGGGTCTTCGAATCCATCCAATACTTCAGTCACACTCTCTTTTCCCACATGCATGATGGTGTCGCCGATCTTGGCGTCTTTAGACTCTTTCATCCCTGGCACGATGTAACCCACTTGGCCAGTCCGCAAGCAGCCCATAGACACCTTATCTGGGTACATTATTCCCAACTCTTTAATCTCGTACTTTTTACCTGTTTGTGCACTCACGACCCTATCTCCTTTCTTTACAACGCCATCGACAATGTTTACTAAGAGGACTACTCCTAGGTAAGAGTCGTACCAGGAGTCAACCAGCAGTGCTCTAAAGGGCTTTTTACCAACACCTGTAGGCGGAGGAATGCGATCTATAATAGCTGGGAGAAGGTCCTCCTTCACATTTATTCCCGTTTTCGCGCTAACTCTTATTATTTCAGCGCGCGGCAGCTCAAATGTGCTCTCGATTTGGGCTTCAGCTTGCGGAATGTTAGCACTATCTAAATCAATTTTGTTGATCACTGGGATAAGTTTGAGATTCATACTATAAGCCAGGTAGAAGTTCGCGACCGTTTGAGCTTGCACGCCTTGCGACGCGTCCACCAGTAGCAAGGCGCCGCCGCAAGATGCATATGATCTCGAAACTTCCGCACGAAAGTCGACGTGACCAGGAGTATCGACTAGATGTAGAAGGTAGTCTTTATTCCTGCGCTTGTCGTAGTAGAACATCGTGCAAGTCTGTGCTTTAATGGTTATTCCTCGTTCCCTCTCAACCTCCAGCTTGTCCAGCACTTGTCTATTGGAATCACCCGCCTTTATGACCCCTGTAAACTCCAAAAGCCGGTCGCTAAGCGTGGATTTTCCATGGTCGACATGTGCGACGATTGAGAAGTTCCGGTAATTCTCAATTGGAATCTGTTCCAGTCTGcgctgaagagcttcagtGTCCTTAGCCGAGTAGTGGTTAAAGCGGCGAAAACATATTGAAGATTGTAAATACAATGATCTCAGTCTCCTCATCGCCCCACTGGCGTGTTGttattgttttgaagaagtatGTTGAACCTTGCCTCATCTCACTTGTCAGGAAATTTCAGTAATGCTTGTGAAGTCTGTAATTGAGACAACAGTGAGAAAGCCACGCACAGGCTTCAACTGGCCGGCGGCATGAAACTCAAGATCATTGTCAATGGCTCACAGTCTCCAGAAGACTTCAAACTGCTAAAATCAACGGTCGCGACTGTCGCATCCCTGCGAAAAACAGCGGTTCTACGTTTCACCAGCGAGAGGCTTGTTATAGTATCCAGCCCGAGCTCCACAGCATCTGGTTCTTCGGTTTTACATGGTGACAAAGGCCAGTTATGGTGCACAATCCCTAGAGATGCCTTTACGTTTTATAGCGTGGTAAGCGCGAGGGATCTTAACACAATCGCTATGGAGTGCAGCTGCGATATGTTGCATagcatcttgaagaaatatGACAAAACGATAAACCAGGGGAACGAAGGCGACATGATCATAAAGCTCCAAAGTATGCCGGAATGGAACGCCAACACGTCTCAGGCGTCTGACGGCAAAAATGGCAGCGCGGCTAGAATCAACCCGATGTGCGCATTGGGCGTGACATTTGAAGAGGTAGTTTATACAAGCACTGACGCTAACGCTAGTGCAAAATCTGGTGGCGGCAATTCCGGAGGTATTAAGACGATTTCTCATTCCTTTAAAGTCCCTGCGCGCCTACTGTTCCGTACTCAGGATGCCAAGATACAAGAGCCTATGATAAACTATACCCAGCTGATGATGTATCGGTTACCAGCACCGCAGGGCGAATGGGGGCGCGGCTTCCAAAATTTCCTGCGACGCGTCGAGCGGTACTCCAATGTAAATAACATAAAGCTCAgcgccaagaagttctgGCAGCAGGAGGAACGAACGGCTTCTCAGGAGACCGCCGGTGATCATGCATTTAAGATTGTTGTCAACGAGCTGGACTGGTACCTAGAGATCTGCTGGAATGGACCTCTAGACGCAATGGTGCAACCggaaaatattcaagaaGATGTACAAGATTCAAGGGCGCCTGCTGGGGCTGATCCTACACATGCTGCAGACCAGAGCCTTTTTATTGAAGATAGCGCTTCCAATACCAATGACCCGCTCGATCTCCCTATTGAAAACACACCAGAGGCACCGCAAGACGTACAGCCCTCAAAACATGAGGTCATTATACGATGTAAGGACTGGAAAGTGTGTTCTAAGCTGTACGATGCATTCGAAGAAGTGGTACTTGCAATATCGCACGACGAGTCGTGTGTGTTCCACTGCACGCTCCCTAGAGGAAACGTCGAGGACGAGAATGGGGAAAGGGCCAGGGAGTATGGCCAGGTCATATACTACATGGCTAGGGCGAAGAAAATTTGAAAGCATAAACGCGGTGCGTTTGGTATTGGTGGATCCTGGGCGTTGAGGTAGCTTTTTTAAAGTATGTCTGTTTGCAAGTGCGTCTTGTTGGGGCCTTGGAAATGAAAATCTCATGCGGAGCAGCCATAGCAAGAGCACCAGAACTTGCATGTGGCCATCTTTTGCCCAGCCTGCACAGAGTGCGGACGCCTTGCTGGCCACATTTCTTTCAGTGGCCGTGTCTTCAGGTACAGTAGTCATTGCAACTCATGTTGAGGCTCACAATGGAGCGCAACGCATTCCTATCAGATATAACGTTCTAATTGTCTACTAAGATGCCGTTTATATAAAGCATACAAACCAATCAACCACTCTATGCGTTTTGAGTTGCGAATTCGTCAACAAACTGcaccagcttcttggtgcTGTCCAAGGACACAGCGTTGTACAAGGAAGCTCTAAAGCCGCCCACCGATCTGTGGCCCTTGAGCCCGGTCAAGTTGCGCTTCGCAGCCTcgtccaagaacttcttgtcgaacccctcttttttcaacgtGAAGACAACGTTCATGCGGGATCTGCAGTCCTTGGAAACCGGAATTTTGTAGAAGTCTGAGTGCTTATCCAGGACGTTGTACAACAGTTGTGACTTGGCGTCGTTCTCCTCCTCCTGGGCGGCGAGCCCGCCCTTCTCCAAGACGTGGCGCAAGACGAGGTCCACAATGTGCAGGGTGAAGATAGGAATGGTGTTATAGGCCGAGTTGTTTTTCACAACAGTTGGGTATTCGAACGCGATGGGCGTGATTGGGACGCCGAGCTGGCGTAGCTGGTCCAAGGAGGCAGCGGAGATGTCCTGCAAAATGGACTTCTTGATGATGTATAGCGTCAGACCAGCGAGACCAATGTTCTTCTGGGCGCCCGCCATGATCACACCGTACTGCGACACGTCTATGGCGCGGGACAAAATGTCACTGGACAAGTCAGCGACGATTTCGATGCCAGAGTCGACCAGCGCCTTGGGCAGCTGTGGCCACTCGACACCGTGCACAGTTTCGTTCTCGCACAGGTAGACGTAGGAGTAGTCCTTGGCCTTAAGCTTCTCAGCCCACGCGGACTCTGGAGGAATGGCGCCGAACTTGCCATTGTTATAGTCCTTGGCGTTGAAGAGCATCTCGCTCTCGATGCCCAGCCTCTGCGCCTCCTCGAGCGCCTTGGCGGACCACGAGCCCGTTACCAGGTAGCCAGCGGTGCCCGCAGAGCCGGTCTTGCCGACGTGCGCCGCAACGAGGTTGGTTGCGAGCGAAGAAAACCCGGTGGTTCCACCGCCCTGCATGAAAAAGACCTCGTGTGTCTCGGGGACGTTCAGCAGCTTGCGGAGGTTGGCCTTGGTGCTCTCGATGACCTCGGTAGCGTCACCGGAGCGGTGCGAGATTTCGCCGATGCCGAGTCCAATGCCCTTATAGTTGACGAGGTCCTTGGCTGCTTGTTGCAGCACCGGAGTAGGCAATTGGGCTGGGCCAGCGCCGAAGTGGTTTGGTTCCTCCCTATCGAGAGACATTGCGCGCGTGTAGTGGGTGAAGCGGTTGTGTGAGAGTGGTGGTGGTAATGGTGCGTTCGATGCGTGACTCAGGCCCTGGCACTTATATTGGCTAACTTATTAGGCTATTTCGTTCAATGTTACCTATAATGCCCGAAGCCAGCGCCGGAGCCACAGGCTGCCGGTGCGATGCTCCAGCGTGGTCGCGAGCGGTGGCGCGCCCGCACCAGCGAGCGTGGTAGCCATGGAGAGACCTCTGCGAGCGCCCGGGGCCCGGTGTGCCCGTTGCTGCCCACGCCTGTGCTCTGCGCCCGCAGATCACTTTATCCTTAACTGACGCAACCGAGGCGTCGGGCGCAGAGATCAAACACCAGGATTGGAAGCCACGCCGCTGCCCCAACAGTAACGCATGCTAGAGCGGAAGGCCTGAAGTCCATCCTGCCGGTCGCGAGCCCCTCTCGGCGGCGTCATCTCCCATCACCACCGCCAAAACACCGCTTTTAGGTGCGCCAGGCCTGCAATACATCTGCGTTTCAGCCTGTACCCGCTCCCTGCGCCGCGACACAAGGCACTTGACCTAGCGGCCCATTACTACCCATTGCTGCATGCCCACGCCCGCATTCGCTGTGATCCAATCACGTGCTAGATTTTAGCCCTAAATTAGGGCTAGAGATATTCTATGACTGCTCAACCCACACATctcattcttctttcgcGTTTTccgtttttttttcgcgCACGAAAAAAACTCAAACTGTGACCGACTCACAAGTGGACCTCGAGCGCCGTGATATGTGACATTTGAGGGCTCGTTTTGCGCTGCGAGGAGTAGGAACTGACAAATATGTCTGAGCAGTGTGCAAGCTACTACACAGTTCTCCATCGGAAACAATACCAAGACTAAGACAAAATGGTACGTTAAAGCTTGGAAATGGTGGGAAACACAAGTACGGGCAATATGAGTGTGCAACAACGTGGTGGGAGGGGCAGGCAGGCGTCGCAGGCGCAAGCGGCGAATATCGCGATCTGAAACAGAGTTTGTGGGAAGAACACACGCTACCAGGGCAGAATATGGTGGGAAAGAAACCTGTTTGGACATAGTAAGACAGCAAGGTGGCCCGTACGGTCCTGCAGAGGTGGTGCAAGCGCCACCTCTGCGCGCCCTCGAGCGTCAAGAGGACTAAGCACATAAACGCCCACTCATTCACTCGCACACACGCTCATCGCAATACGCTCGTCGCAACACACTCGTCGCCCGTACGCACTCTACCGCATATACTAACTTCAGTTGCAGGCTAAAGTTCACGGTTCCCTAGCTCGTGCTGGTAAGGTTAAGTCTCAGACCCCAAAGGTTGAGAAGCAGGAAAAGCCAAAGCTGCCAAAGGGCCgcgccaagaagagaatgCTTTACACCAGAAGATTCGTCAACGTCACCTTGACCAACGGTAAGAGAAAGATGAACCCATCTCCATCTTCGTAAGCGTGGCGCCTCTGAAAGTCCCGCCGTGTAGCGCGGCGAGCTATCCACGCTACGACTATTGTTTAGCTCACTTTGTATAGCCACTCTTATAATCATCAGTTTTCAACACATCGAGACTCAAATTTTCTGCTCGCGCCCGACAAAGTCAGCCTGCGACGGCGCCCCAACCACTACGCAAGCACCGCCACAGATGACCGAGGCCTCCACGCAGCAGGACATCCGGGCGCTCGTCGCCACCGCCAGAGCCGACTTCGTCGAGTCTTTCGCGTCCAGAGAGCAGTTGCGCGCTCTCAAGCCCACGACGAGCCTGAAGGACTCGGACGCCTCGACCGAGCTCGACAAGCTCTCGCGCATCATCAAGGCCCACGCCACGAAGGTCGGCATCATCTACCATCCGGGGAAATTCCACAAGAACGTAACGCCGGCCTTCAAggagctccagctcttctctAACTCTATCTTCTTCCTGTTGAGTTTGCTGCCGCTGTTACACACAGACAAGATTGCGGACTACTTCACTGATGAATTAGACTCAGCTGTTCTAGGGCTACTGAGCGGCGTGAAGGGCCTGTGCGACGAGATCGACTCTTTGCTCGACGGCAAGGCCGCCCCTGCTCCCGGCAACGACGTCCCCGAGACCGCGGAGCACGACCTCAGGCTTGTTTCTGTGGGCAAGATATGGGCCTCCTGCGACTCCTTGCAAGAGCTTGCGAAGCTGGGGAATCTGGGGCTGCTGAACAAGAGGATTGGCGCCAGtgtcaagctcatcacAGATAGTCTTTCCGAGCTGGATGAATGGCTACAGGACCCGGAGCTTGAGTCGCAGGATCCATTTGGACTGGAATCCGAGCCCGAATCTGACGCTGAGCGCGACACGAGTGGGGACAAAGAGGTTCTCGCAGAAATGGTCAAGTTTCTGGAAGCCTGGCagcagaagctcaaaatgATCCGTCTGCTGCtctcctccttctccaagTCCATTGCGTCCGAAGAGTATAAATCAAAGGAGCCCTTGGCCCTGCAGCTGGCTAAACTCAACACCTTGCACGCTGTTGTCGTAGAGAAAGTCGACGAGCTCATTTCTACGGTGTTCATGACCGGTCAGGACTTTGATCCTGAAGACGAGGAAATCACAGAGCTGGTATCACTGCTCAACGACTCGCTTCGCAAGATGGTGCAAATAATAAAGGCCCTCAACAAGGGCGACGAGAAGAAGGGGAAGTGGATTGAGGTGTGGGATGCTAAATACTTTGCATGAATGTTACAAAAGATAACTTTGGTACTTGACGCATTATATGCTAGATGCTTATTTTATATTAGTGCCCTTTTATAATGTTCCTTGTTTCTTACCAGTCGTCACCGTTGTCGTAatcgtcgtcgtcgcgCGCCACCTTACTCTTCCGCTGGTTCAATGCCGCGGCTAGCGCATCCGCCAAAGATGATGGGCCGCCCCCTCCATTAGCTGGACCCGCGGAGTTGCCTGTCGAGGTCGGTGCCACCGGCTCGCCGCGCGCCTCTTGCAGCAAAGTCGATGGCTTCTCTAGTTGTGACTTGTCAGTTTTACGGAGAGCTGAGATGCCACCCGCGCCTCTAATGGAGGCAAGTAGCGCATCTCTTCCTGTGTCACCGGTAGCCTCAGTGAAACCATTACCCTGGGATTGGCTAGCAGGTTGTTGTTGGGCGAGGAAAGGAGGAGGTGGTGGGggcgctgccgctgccTGGTTTGAGGTAGGCATAGCAGGAGGCGGTGGTGGTGGAGGTGGAGCAGAGCCCGAACTGCCACCAAAAGCTGTCTGTGACGAAGGCTGTTGTGGCGGCATGGGTGGTGCtggcggcgctggcggAATGGCACCTCCAGTAGGCGCTGCCTGATGCATGGCGGGCATCTGCTGAGGGGCCATTTGCATCGAGAGCGGTGGTGGTGGCGGTATTGCCGCAGTAGTGGGTGCGGTAGTTTGCTGCCCTGGGAACGTATGCATTGGTGGCGgagaagagaaggaggtGGGTGGTTGTGGGGGTGCGGGAGTTGACGAGACCCGCATCGATCTGGGAGGCGGAGGAGGAGCGGCGCCTCGCCTTGGTGGTGGGGGTGGACCGGGGCGACCACCAGAGAAATTACGCGAAGGCGGAGCAGGCGGCATGGAGGACCCTGTAGCGTGTGAGACAGCTCTGGGTGGTGGAGGTGGTGGGGCGCCTCCCCTTCTTGGAGGGGGTGCTGGGGGAGCATTCGCCCTTGGTGGCACACTAGGAAGTGGGCGAGAGTTGTAAGATGGGGGTGCGGGGTGTGATGGCCTGTTTGCTTGTGGCAGCGGTGGGGCCTGCGATGGCCGACTCGCTTGCGGTAGCGGTGGAGGCGGGGTAAAGCCCTGCGGCGCCTGAGGAATGGGGAATGGGAACGGATTAGAAGATTTTGTGTTTTGGGCGCCCTGTGGGGTGGGAATTGGAAATGGATTAGAGGAATGCGTGTTAGGGGTGTTCCCGGGGCTCTGTGGGGTCGGCGAGGGGAACGGGTTAGTTCTTGAGTGTTGCGGAGCCGGAGTAGCGGGTGCGGGTGCGACCGGCGCTGGAGCTGGGGCAGCTGGGGCAGGAGGAATTGTGAGAGGAATTTCAGGCGGTCCAGCAGGCGGTGGAGGTGCTGGCGTGCTGGAGACTGATGTGGCCAAACTTGCGAAATCACTATCGGTTTCTTGTTCACCCGCAGCACTGAAAGGCGACTGCGTGGGCTGGCTGGAGAAGCTAGAAGGCGGAGGCGGAGGAGgagcctttttctttgtactAGGCATGGGCGCGGCGTCCTGGATGTTGTACCGCTGCCTTTGGTCGCTAATGAGAGACTCTCCACGGGGGCCGTGGACAATATGGctctcctgctcctgcgTCAGCTTTTTGGTCAACGCGATTGCGTTTTTGTTGGAGAGCGTCTTCTTGGAGCCGTATTTCTCGCGCTTGTTGACGCGCTTGAGGAAGTGCGACGCTTCGTCCAGGTTTTCGAAGAGAAGCCCCGCGAGACAGTCCTCGAGCTCAAACGTATGGAAAAAAGTGCGGTCCTGATTGTATTCGAAGCCGACGTAAAGCTCCTGATCCCACAGCACGCCGCGATGTCCCTGGATGTCGATCAGCTTCAGGAAGAACGTGTGGCCCACAACGTCGTCCACTAGTGCCACGGCACCCGAAAGGCCGGTGTATGTCCACTCTTGTGGGTTGGGGTATGCAATGTACAATCGTGCAACGGTGACATCTACTATCTTGTTGGAGCTCTTGGGAAGCGCTCGCTTGATCTTTTCCTTGTCAGCTGAATTCAGTAGGCCCATTTAAAAACACACGTTGGCACGCTATGGAGTGCTCTGGAGATGGTGCCGCGCAATTGCTCGGTAATGTGGGCTAGGGATGCTGAAGTTTTGCGTGTTACTCGAGTAAACACTTGGCGGATGCGACTTCTAAAGCTTAAGAATCTTGCCCCTTTCCGAAATGTCCGTTATAGGTGATGGTACGATTCCGTCATAGGTGACATACACACTAATCTATCACTTCGACGGGGGGAAGCTGTTGTGAACATGTCTTCAGAGTTTTTGGGCGGTTTATTGGAGGAGACGGAGCTTCGCGTGTAGCTCTGTTCATCCTTGGTGTCTAATTGTTGATATATATGAGAACTCCACAAACTTTAAAGTTATGCTTTGACGACAAAATCTTAAAATTTAACGTAACCTGCAGAGTATAGAACGGACCTTAACTCGGACACTACGTGAAGAAACCCCCAAGCGCCCAGTAAGAACATTAAACATTACGGATGAAGCGCCAACGTTCTTCAGTTTCTATGTACTTCGGCCCCTAGACTACATGGAGTCCGCCTGTCGCTTTATCACTCAAACACGAAAACGTCGCTGGACCCTATTTACGGAAGCGAACGCTCGTGATTATGGACGGCAGTGAGGGAAGGACGAGCGAAGCGCCCATGAACCAGTACCAAGTGCGGGCAATCCTCGTGCTAGGTTCAGTGTTTTGATCACGCAGCACCTGCTGGGCCTTCCCGAGTTCCACAACTCGTTCCATGCTACAATGGGCAGCTTCGAAAGTGTTGACAAACAAAAACACCCCGCGCACAGCGCAACAATGCCCGGGAGTCCACTGGTTAGCCCACTGGGCCTGCTGAGTAGCCAGGTCCAGCTGCAGGCTGCGTGCCAACGCTCAAACTATTTATGTCACGATTCACGAAGTCAACAATACAAGCGTCGCATTAATTAGAGATGGCTGGTTTTACTGACGCAGGCGCCGCGCAAGCAAAGTTAGAACTGGGCAGGGCCCTCACAAGTGAGCTAGTTATCCTCtttctttccaaaacaCCTGCAAAGCTCATGGGGTCTGCTGCCGGCGCCTCGCGCTGGCGCCAAGTTTCTTGCTGTGCACATTCCTCACGATTTTCGTGGTTCTAGGGCGAAATTTCGTGGTTTAGAAAAGAGCTAGTGTTTAGAGTTTTTAGGGACCAGCTGGTAGTCCAAGTTTATGCCCACTTCGGAGTCAAACTGAGAACGGCAGAACTCAAAGCTTCGCGTAGCGTCCTTGATTTGCGTTTATTTACAAAATAAGGACAAATCGCGGCAAGCAACCCGCCCGTCGCTAGTCTAGAGAGCGAGAGCCAACGGGACCGCGAAATTGAGGCTATAAGAAGATCTGAAACTTCGGGGGTTTTAAGACATCAATTTGGTTTACTTCAGATTGACACTTCACTCCACACTAACCACTATGCTTCACTTCTTCCTATTCTTCCTGCTCAGACTGGCGTTCGCCCTGGGCTTCGACGCCAGTTCCAAGTCCAACGTCGCTGTATACTGGGGTCAAGCGTCAGCCGGATCCCAAGAATCCTTAGCTTCGTACTGTCAGTCGGACGACGTTGACATTGTCATCTTGTCGTTCCTCTACTCGTTCCCTAATCCTCTAGAGCTTGACTTCAGCTCCGCCTGctcctcttcattttcCGATGGGCTGCTCCACTGTGAACAAATTGCCAAAGACATTAAAACATGTCAAGGTCTCGGCAAAAAGGTTCTGCTCTCCATGGGCGGTGCCACTGGCTCCTACGGATTTTCCAGTGACTCCCAAGCGGAGGAATTTGCTGACACCCTGTGGAACACCTTCGCAGGCGGCTCGGCCGACGAACGCCCATTCGACGACGCCGTAGTTGACGGTTTCGACTTTGACATTGAGAACAGCCAGCCCGATGGCTACGCGGCCTTGGCCAAGAAACTAAGACAACACTTCGACTCTGCCTCCAAAGACTATTACCTGTCAGCCGCCCCTCAGTGTTTCTACCCTGACGCGTCCGTGGGAGACTTGCTGGAAAACGCGAACATTGACTTCGCTTTTGTTCAATTCTACAACAACTACTGTAACGTTGACAAGCAGTTTAACTGGGATACCTGGTTGAACTTTGCCCAGAGCATTTCTCCAAACTCCAACATAAAGCTATATTTGGGCCTTCCAGGTTCCTCGACTGCGGCTGGCTCGGGATATATTTCGGACTTGAGTTTAATCAAGTCCACAGTTCAGAGCATCAGTGGCTCGAACAACTTTGGTGGTATTATGCTCTGGGACGCCTCCCAGGGTTTCACAAATGAGGTTGACGGCGCGACTTATGCTGCACAAATGAAAAAGATTCTATCCGAGGACGTTACATCTGCctcttcgagctcatcttcttcggtTGCCGTATTGCTTTCAACTTCTACCAGTTCTACTTCGTCTGCGGCAGCTCCCACATCCTCTTCTGTCAGCTCCCTTTCCTCTGCTACATCTTCCACGTCTCTCACACCTTCTGTCTCAAGCGATACCACATACTCGACCGTTTCTTCTTGGTGGAGCA
The Lachancea thermotolerans CBS 6340 chromosome G complete sequence genome window above contains:
- a CDS encoding 40S ribosomal protein eS30 (highly similar to uniprot|Q12087 Saccharomyces cerevisiae YOR182C RPS30B and highly similar to uniprot|Q12087 Saccharomyces cerevisiae YLR287C-A RPS30A), coding for MAKVHGSLARAGKVKSQTPKVEKQEKPKLPKGRAKKRMLYTRRFVNVTLTNGKRKMNPSPSS
- a CDS encoding uncharacterized protein (similar to uniprot|Q05881 Saccharomyces cerevisiae YLR287C Hypothetical ORF), with translation MTEASTQQDIRALVATARADFVESFASREQLRALKPTTSLKDSDASTELDKLSRIIKAHATKVGIIYHPGKFHKNVTPAFKELQLFSNSIFFLLSLLPLLHTDKIADYFTDELDSAVLGLLSGVKGLCDEIDSLLDGKAAPAPGNDVPETAEHDLRLVSVGKIWASCDSLQELAKLGNLGLLNKRIGASVKLITDSLSELDEWLQDPELESQDPFGLESEPESDAERDTSGDKEVLAEMVKFLEAWQQKLKMIRLLLSSFSKSIASEEYKSKEPLALQLAKLNTLHAVVVEKVDELISTVFMTGQDFDPEDEEITELVSLLNDSLRKMVQIIKALNKGDEKKGKWIEVWDAKYFA
- the SER1 gene encoding O-phospho-L-serine:2-oxoglutarate transaminase (highly similar to uniprot|P33330 Saccharomyces cerevisiae YOR184W SER1 phosphoserine transaminase), yielding MSLDREEPNHFGAGPAQLPTPVLQQAAKDLVNYKGIGLGIGEISHRSGDATEVIESTKANLRKLLNVPETHEVFFMQGGGTTGFSSLATNLVAAHVGKTGSAGTAGYLVTGSWSAKALEEAQRLGIESEMLFNAKDYNNGKFGAIPPESAWAEKLKAKDYSYVYLCENETVHGVEWPQLPKALVDSGIEIVADLSSDILSRAIDVSQYGVIMAGAQKNIGLAGLTLYIIKKSILQDISAASLDQLRQLGVPITPIAFEYPTVVKNNSAYNTIPIFTLHIVDLVLRHVLEKGGLAAQEEENDAKSQLLYNVLDKHSDFYKIPVSKDCRSRMNVVFTLKKEGFDKKFLDEAAKRNLTGLKGHRSVGGFRASLYNAVSLDSTKKLVQFVDEFATQNA
- the LAS17 gene encoding actin-binding protein LAS17 (similar to uniprot|Q12446 Saccharomyces cerevisiae YOR181W LAS17 Actin assembly factor activates the Arp2/3 protein complex that nucleates branched actin filaments localizes with the Arp2/3 complex to actin patches homolog of the human Wiskott-Aldrich syndrome protein (WASP)), translated to MGLLNSADKEKIKRALPKSSNKIVDVTVARLYIAYPNPQEWTYTGLSGAVALVDDVVGHTFFLKLIDIQGHRGVLWDQELYVGFEYNQDRTFFHTFELEDCLAGLLFENLDEASHFLKRVNKREKYGSKKTLSNKNAIALTKKLTQEQESHIVHGPRGESLISDQRQRYNIQDAAPMPSTKKKAPPPPPPSSFSSQPTQSPFSAAGEQETDSDFASLATSVSSTPAPPPPAGPPEIPLTIPPAPAAPAPAPVAPAPATPAPQHSRTNPFPSPTPQSPGNTPNTHSSNPFPIPTPQGAQNTKSSNPFPFPIPQAPQGFTPPPPLPQASRPSQAPPLPQANRPSHPAPPSYNSRPLPSVPPRANAPPAPPPRRGGAPPPPPPRAVSHATGSSMPPAPPSRNFSGGRPGPPPPPRRGAAPPPPPRSMRVSSTPAPPQPPTSFSSPPPMHTFPGQQTTAPTTAAIPPPPPLSMQMAPQQMPAMHQAAPTGGAIPPAPPAPPMPPQQPSSQTAFGGSSGSAPPPPPPPPAMPTSNQAAAAPPPPPPFLAQQQPASQSQGNGFTEATGDTGRDALLASIRGAGGISALRKTDKSQLEKPSTLLQEARGEPVAPTSTGNSAGPANGGGGPSSLADALAAALNQRKSKVARDDDDYDNGDDW